The Pseudomonas eucalypticola genome has a window encoding:
- a CDS encoding alpha/beta hydrolase, whose protein sequence is MPATFRPDALRASLKPLAAHLPLSEEAMAYQRFYGIDLPCQTWLGRFEAAGYELVSQVWLPPSPVATLVLLHGFYDHMGLYRHVIRWALEHGFAVISGDLPGHGLSSGERARIDDFDDYQAALSGLFAEAASIGLPQPWHLMGQSTGGAIVLDHLLHHGPDSPAQGQAILLAPLVRPRGWRWSQVSYRLLSPFVSGIARRFSENTNDPEFMPFLQADPLQPIRLPTAWVGALVNWVPRIEAAPVSTRSPLIVQGDADMTVDWQHNLGVLQAKFRSPQVLMLPGARHHLANEVVPIRERYFSFVGEWLGR, encoded by the coding sequence ATGCCCGCCACGTTCCGGCCAGACGCGCTTCGCGCAAGCCTCAAGCCCCTGGCCGCCCACCTGCCTCTCTCCGAGGAAGCGATGGCCTACCAGCGCTTCTACGGCATCGACCTGCCGTGCCAGACCTGGCTGGGCCGTTTCGAGGCAGCCGGTTACGAGCTGGTAAGCCAGGTCTGGCTACCGCCATCACCGGTCGCGACGCTGGTGCTGCTGCATGGTTTCTATGATCACATGGGCCTGTATCGGCACGTGATCCGTTGGGCGCTGGAGCATGGTTTCGCGGTGATTTCGGGCGACCTCCCAGGCCACGGGCTGTCCAGTGGCGAACGGGCACGCATCGATGACTTCGACGACTACCAGGCGGCCTTGAGCGGCCTGTTCGCCGAGGCCGCCAGCATTGGCTTGCCGCAGCCCTGGCACCTGATGGGCCAGAGCACCGGCGGCGCGATTGTCCTCGACCATTTGCTGCACCACGGCCCCGATAGCCCGGCGCAGGGCCAGGCGATCCTGTTGGCGCCGCTGGTGCGCCCGCGTGGCTGGCGCTGGTCCCAGGTCAGCTATCGGCTGCTCAGCCCCTTCGTCAGCGGCATTGCCCGGCGCTTCAGTGAAAACACCAATGACCCTGAATTCATGCCGTTCCTGCAGGCAGACCCGTTGCAACCCATTCGTCTTCCTACCGCCTGGGTAGGTGCGCTGGTCAACTGGGTGCCACGGATAGAAGCCGCGCCGGTCAGCACGCGTTCGCCGCTGATCGTGCAGGGCGACGCTGACATGACGGTGGACTGGCAACACAACCTCGGTGTGCTGCAGGCCAAGTTTCGCAGCCCCCAGGTGCTGATGCTGCCGGGGGCACGGCATCATTTGGCCAATGAAGTGGTACCGATCAGGGAGCGGTATTTTTCATTTGTGGGTGAGTGGCTGGGGCGCTGA
- a CDS encoding DUF6436 domain-containing protein: MSASRRKTLLLTLLALICVATLWLAYDWFESRYIRAFSEHATLFEGDRLQLPPALAGPGPIRLVHFWEPACPCNVGNQQHLSELQAHFGPQGVTFYSVQKTGSHGQLPANLDSFKALAAIHGSEGVPASPAVAIWDQKGQLAYFGPYSEGATCDSSNSFIEPILKALTEGRAVNATHTLAQGCYCPWDSAGP; this comes from the coding sequence ATGTCTGCCTCGCGCCGCAAAACCCTGCTCCTCACCCTGCTGGCCCTGATCTGCGTGGCCACGCTGTGGCTGGCCTATGACTGGTTCGAGTCCCGCTACATCCGAGCGTTCAGCGAACATGCCACACTTTTCGAAGGCGACCGCCTGCAACTGCCCCCGGCACTGGCCGGCCCCGGCCCGATCCGCCTGGTGCATTTCTGGGAGCCGGCCTGCCCGTGCAACGTGGGCAACCAGCAGCACCTGAGTGAGTTGCAGGCACATTTCGGCCCCCAGGGCGTGACGTTCTACAGCGTGCAGAAAACCGGCAGCCACGGCCAGCTACCGGCCAATCTGGACAGTTTCAAGGCCCTTGCGGCCATCCATGGCAGCGAAGGCGTGCCGGCCAGCCCCGCCGTGGCAATCTGGGACCAGAAAGGCCAGCTCGCCTACTTCGGCCCCTACAGCGAAGGCGCGACCTGCGATTCGAGCAACAGCTTCATTGAGCCGATTCTCAAGGCGCTGACCGAAGGGCGTGCCGTGAACGCCACCCATACCCTGGCCCAGGGTTGCTATTGCCCGTGGGACAGTGCCGGGCCATGA
- a CDS encoding penicillin acylase family protein yields the protein MKRSLTVLAVLIAAAVGGGAWYIHGKQPRRSGEIALQHLQAPVSVRYDGRGVPHIQAQNQADLYRALGYVQAQDRLFQMEMMRRLARGELAEVLGPRLVATDTLFRSLRIRDQAEVALAREDRQSPSWKAIEAYLDGINQYQASHPSPMEFDALGITPRPFTAQDIFSVTGYMAYSFAAAFRTEPMLTFVRDQLGAGYLKVFDIDWHPQGALPLAAEDWKSLNTMARLSQQALQEAGLPQFEGSNAWVIAGNRTASGRPLLAGDPHIRFSVPSVWYEAHLSAPGFELYGYHQALGAFATLGQNKEFGWSLTMFQNDDLDLVAEKVNPGNPNQVWYHDQWVDLQTTQEQIAVKGEEPVTITLRRSPHGPIVNDALGKVAPTTPIAMWWSFLESQNPILEGFYEINRADTLAKMRAAAAKVQAPGLNFIWANAKGDIGWWAAAQLPIRPAGVQPMFILDGSGRDADKLGFYPFSANPQEENPARGFIVSANFQPVSPQGIEIPGYYNLADRGQQLFSQLNDDSVKWDSAHAQALQLGTRTGYAQRVLAPLLPVLRQVVSEPGEKALVEQLGRWQGDYPLDSVPATVFSEFLYDLTYAAMHDELGDAMFDTLLATRELDTALPRLAADEDSPWWDDRASAAHETRADIVRLAWGNTLRQLKATLGDDPGQWQWGKAHTLTHEHPLGSQKPLDRLFNVGPFAAPGSHEVPNNLSGRLGPAPWHVGYGPSTRRVIDFADPAHATTINPVGQSGVLFDAHYSDQAQDYIDGKYHQVLIDPADVANGTVSTMNLVPAR from the coding sequence ATGAAACGCAGCCTCACCGTCCTCGCCGTTCTGATCGCCGCCGCCGTTGGCGGCGGTGCCTGGTACATCCACGGCAAGCAACCTCGACGCAGCGGTGAAATAGCCCTGCAACATCTGCAGGCGCCCGTCAGCGTGCGCTATGACGGGCGCGGTGTGCCGCACATCCAGGCGCAGAACCAGGCCGACCTGTACCGCGCCCTGGGCTACGTACAGGCCCAGGACCGCTTGTTCCAGATGGAGATGATGCGCCGCCTGGCCCGCGGTGAACTCGCCGAGGTGCTGGGGCCCAGGCTGGTAGCCACCGACACCCTGTTCCGCAGCCTGCGCATTCGCGACCAGGCCGAGGTCGCCCTGGCTCGCGAAGATCGCCAGTCACCCAGTTGGAAAGCCATAGAGGCCTACCTGGATGGCATCAACCAATACCAGGCCAGCCACCCTAGCCCCATGGAGTTCGATGCGCTGGGGATTACCCCGCGGCCCTTCACGGCCCAGGACATCTTCAGCGTCACCGGCTACATGGCCTACAGCTTCGCCGCCGCCTTCCGCACCGAGCCCATGCTGACATTCGTGCGCGACCAACTGGGCGCCGGGTACCTGAAGGTATTCGACATCGACTGGCACCCCCAGGGTGCGTTACCACTGGCGGCCGAGGACTGGAAAAGCCTGAACACCATGGCACGCCTGAGCCAGCAGGCACTGCAAGAGGCCGGCCTGCCCCAGTTCGAAGGCAGCAATGCCTGGGTGATCGCGGGCAACCGCACCGCCAGCGGCAGACCGCTGCTGGCCGGCGACCCGCACATCCGCTTCTCGGTGCCCTCGGTATGGTATGAGGCCCACCTGTCCGCACCGGGCTTCGAACTTTACGGCTACCACCAGGCACTTGGCGCCTTCGCCACCCTGGGCCAGAACAAGGAGTTCGGCTGGAGCCTGACCATGTTCCAGAACGACGACCTGGACCTGGTGGCCGAAAAGGTCAACCCAGGCAACCCGAACCAGGTCTGGTACCACGACCAGTGGGTAGACCTGCAAACCACCCAGGAGCAGATAGCCGTCAAGGGTGAAGAGCCGGTGACCATCACCCTGCGCCGCTCGCCCCATGGGCCCATCGTCAACGACGCCTTGGGTAAAGTGGCACCCACCACGCCCATCGCCATGTGGTGGTCGTTCCTGGAGTCGCAGAACCCCATTCTCGAGGGTTTCTACGAAATCAACCGCGCCGACACCCTGGCCAAGATGCGCGCCGCGGCCGCCAAGGTACAGGCGCCGGGCCTGAACTTCATCTGGGCCAACGCCAAGGGTGATATCGGTTGGTGGGCGGCGGCGCAACTACCCATTCGCCCCGCGGGCGTGCAGCCCATGTTCATTCTCGATGGCAGTGGCCGTGATGCCGACAAGCTGGGCTTCTACCCCTTCAGTGCCAACCCCCAGGAAGAAAACCCCGCCCGGGGTTTCATCGTTTCGGCCAACTTCCAGCCGGTGTCGCCGCAGGGCATCGAGATTCCCGGTTATTACAACCTGGCCGACCGTGGCCAGCAGCTGTTCAGCCAACTGAATGACGACAGCGTGAAATGGGACAGTGCCCACGCCCAGGCCCTGCAACTGGGTACCCGCACAGGCTACGCCCAGCGCGTGCTGGCGCCGTTGCTGCCGGTGCTACGGCAGGTGGTGAGCGAACCGGGGGAAAAGGCGCTGGTGGAGCAACTGGGGCGCTGGCAGGGTGACTATCCGCTGGACTCGGTCCCGGCCACGGTCTTCAGCGAGTTCCTCTACGACCTGACCTATGCCGCCATGCACGATGAACTGGGTGACGCCATGTTCGATACCCTGCTGGCCACCCGCGAACTGGACACCGCCCTGCCCCGCCTGGCGGCAGATGAAGACTCCCCGTGGTGGGATGACCGCGCGTCGGCAGCCCATGAGACACGCGCCGATATCGTCCGGCTGGCCTGGGGCAATACCCTGCGCCAGCTCAAGGCAACCCTGGGCGACGACCCTGGCCAATGGCAATGGGGCAAGGCCCATACCCTCACCCATGAACACCCGCTGGGCAGCCAGAAACCACTGGATCGGCTATTCAACGTCGGCCCGTTCGCGGCACCGGGCAGCCATGAGGTACCGAACAACCTGTCCGGGCGGCTGGGGCCTGCGCCATGGCACGTCGGCTATGGCCCTTCGACCCGCCGCGTCATCGACTTCGCCGACCCGGCCCATGCCACCACCATCAACCCGGTGGGGCAAAGCGGGGTGCTGTTCGATGCGCATTACAGCGATCAGGCCCAGGACTACATCGATGGCAAATACCATCAAGTGCTGATTGACCCGGCGGATGTGGCCAACGGAACGGTCAGTACCATGAACCTGGTACCGGCGAGGTAG
- a CDS encoding ABC transporter permease subunit, which produces MKRFSFSSLMLVLGLVFIYAPMVILVIYSFNASKLVTVWGGWSVKWYVGLVDNTQLMGSVARSLEIACYTAIAAVILGTLAAFVLTRVARFKGRTLFGGLVTAPLVMPEVITGLSLLLLFVAMAQAIGWPQERGIATIWIAHTTFCAAYVAVVVSARLRELDLSIEEAAMDLGARPWKVFMLITIPMIAPSLAAGGMMSFALSLDDLVLASFVSGPGSTTLPMEVFSAVRLGVKPEINAVASLILLTVSIFTFLVWFFTRRAEERRKRAIQAAIEEAAADGWKQPDPRRAQAPIAA; this is translated from the coding sequence ATGAAACGTTTCAGTTTTTCCAGCCTGATGCTGGTGCTGGGCCTGGTGTTCATCTATGCGCCCATGGTCATTCTGGTGATCTACTCGTTCAACGCCTCCAAGCTGGTGACGGTATGGGGCGGCTGGTCGGTGAAGTGGTATGTGGGCCTGGTGGATAACACCCAGTTGATGGGCTCGGTGGCCCGTTCGCTGGAAATCGCCTGCTACACGGCCATCGCCGCGGTGATCCTGGGTACCCTGGCAGCGTTCGTGCTGACCCGTGTGGCGCGCTTCAAGGGCCGTACGCTGTTTGGCGGCCTGGTGACCGCGCCGCTGGTGATGCCCGAGGTCATCACCGGTCTGTCGCTGTTGCTGCTGTTCGTGGCCATGGCCCAGGCCATCGGCTGGCCCCAGGAGCGTGGCATCGCCACCATCTGGATCGCCCACACCACGTTCTGTGCCGCCTATGTGGCGGTAGTGGTGTCGGCGCGCTTGCGCGAGCTGGACCTGTCCATCGAGGAGGCGGCCATGGACCTGGGGGCGCGCCCATGGAAAGTGTTCATGCTGATCACCATTCCCATGATCGCCCCTTCGCTGGCGGCCGGCGGCATGATGTCGTTTGCCCTGTCGCTGGACGACCTGGTGCTGGCCAGCTTCGTGTCGGGCCCGGGTTCCACCACCCTGCCGATGGAAGTGTTCTCGGCCGTGCGCCTGGGCGTGAAGCCGGAGATCAACGCCGTGGCCAGCCTGATCCTGCTGACCGTTTCCATCTTCACCTTCCTGGTGTGGTTCTTCACCCGCCGGGCCGAAGAGCGCCGCAAGCGCGCGATTCAGGCGGCCATCGAAGAAGCCGCGGCCGATGGCTGGAAACAGCCCGACCCGCGCCGTGCGCAAGCGCCGATAGCCGCATGA
- a CDS encoding ABC transporter permease subunit translates to MNTKNIKRILHRITPGGRQLVIGVPFLWLFLFFMLPFFIVLKISFAEADVAIPPYTEIYTYVDQKIQLLLNLGNYAMLGDDDLYISAYLGSLKMAFFSTLLCLVIGYPMAYAIARARKEVQTVLLLLIMMPTWTAILIRVYAWMGILSNNGLLNAFLMWLGLIDQPLQILNTNLAVYIGVVYSYLPFMILPLFANLVKHDESLLEAASDLGSSTFNSFWKITVPLSRNGIIAGCMLVFIPVVGEFVIPELLGGPETLMIGRVLWQEFFNNRDWPVASALAVVMLAILIVPILLFNRSQAKEMEGKV, encoded by the coding sequence ATGAATACAAAAAACATCAAACGCATCCTGCATCGAATAACGCCCGGTGGCCGCCAACTGGTGATCGGCGTGCCGTTCCTGTGGCTGTTCCTGTTCTTCATGTTGCCGTTCTTCATTGTCCTGAAGATCAGCTTCGCTGAAGCGGACGTGGCGATTCCGCCGTACACCGAGATCTACACCTACGTCGACCAGAAGATCCAGTTGCTGCTCAACCTGGGCAACTACGCAATGCTGGGCGATGACGACCTGTACATCTCCGCGTACCTGGGTTCGCTGAAAATGGCGTTCTTCAGCACGCTGTTGTGCCTGGTGATCGGCTATCCCATGGCCTACGCCATTGCCCGTGCCCGCAAGGAAGTGCAGACGGTGCTGTTGCTGCTGATCATGATGCCGACCTGGACGGCGATCCTGATTCGCGTCTACGCCTGGATGGGTATCCTGAGCAACAACGGCCTGCTCAATGCCTTCCTGATGTGGCTGGGGCTGATCGACCAACCGTTGCAGATCCTCAACACCAACCTGGCGGTGTACATCGGCGTGGTCTATTCGTACCTGCCGTTCATGATCCTGCCGTTGTTCGCCAACCTGGTGAAGCACGATGAAAGCTTGCTGGAAGCCGCATCCGACCTGGGTTCGAGCACCTTCAACAGCTTCTGGAAGATCACCGTGCCGCTGTCCAGGAACGGTATCATCGCCGGTTGCATGCTGGTGTTCATTCCAGTAGTGGGTGAGTTCGTGATTCCCGAGCTGCTGGGCGGCCCGGAAACCCTGATGATCGGCCGTGTGCTGTGGCAAGAGTTCTTCAACAACCGTGACTGGCCGGTGGCGTCTGCCCTGGCGGTAGTGATGCTGGCGATCCTGATCGTGCCCATCCTGCTCTTCAACCGTAGTCAGGCCAAAGAGATGGAGGGCAAGGTATGA
- the potA gene encoding polyamine ABC transporter ATP-binding protein, which produces MAVASGAYKKALEGDQQPKQVLVKIDRVTKKFDETVAVDDVSLQINKGEIFALLGGSGSGKSTLLRMLAGFERPTEGRIYLDGVDITDMPPYERPINMMFQSYALFPHMTVAQNIAFGLKQDKIPAAEIDARVAEMLKLVQMTQYAKRKPHQLSGGQRQRVALARSLAKRPKLLLLDEPMGALDKKLRSQMQLELVEIIERVGVTCVMVTHDQEEAMTMAQRIAIMHLGWIAQIGSPIDIYETPTSRLVCEFIGNVNLFEGDVVDDAEGHALIHSPELERNIYVGHGISTSVQDKHITYAIRPEKLLVTVEPPAGEYNWSRGKVHDIAYLGGHSVFYVELPCGKLVQSFVANAERRGARPTWDDQVYVWWEDDSGVVLRS; this is translated from the coding sequence ATGGCAGTTGCCTCCGGTGCCTATAAGAAAGCCCTCGAGGGCGATCAGCAACCTAAACAGGTGCTGGTCAAAATCGACCGGGTCACCAAGAAGTTCGACGAGACGGTTGCGGTCGACGACGTGTCGCTGCAAATCAACAAGGGCGAGATCTTTGCCCTGCTCGGCGGCTCCGGCTCGGGTAAATCCACCTTGCTGCGCATGCTGGCCGGTTTCGAACGGCCGACCGAGGGGCGTATCTACCTCGATGGCGTGGACATCACCGACATGCCGCCCTATGAGCGGCCGATCAACATGATGTTCCAGTCCTACGCGCTGTTCCCGCACATGACCGTGGCGCAGAACATTGCCTTCGGCCTGAAGCAGGACAAGATCCCGGCGGCCGAGATCGACGCACGTGTGGCCGAGATGCTCAAGCTGGTGCAGATGACCCAGTACGCCAAGCGCAAACCCCACCAGTTGTCCGGTGGCCAGCGCCAGCGCGTGGCCCTGGCCCGCTCGCTGGCCAAGCGCCCGAAGCTGCTGCTGCTCGACGAGCCCATGGGCGCGCTGGACAAGAAACTGCGTTCGCAGATGCAACTGGAGCTGGTGGAGATCATCGAACGCGTGGGCGTGACCTGCGTGATGGTGACCCACGACCAGGAAGAGGCCATGACCATGGCCCAGCGCATCGCCATCATGCACCTGGGCTGGATTGCTCAGATCGGCAGCCCCATCGACATCTATGAAACGCCTACCAGCCGCCTGGTGTGCGAGTTCATCGGCAACGTCAACCTGTTCGAAGGCGACGTGGTGGACGATGCCGAAGGCCATGCGCTGATCCACAGCCCGGAGCTGGAGCGCAATATCTATGTGGGCCACGGCATCAGCACTTCGGTGCAGGACAAGCACATCACCTACGCCATTCGCCCGGAAAAACTGTTGGTGACGGTCGAGCCGCCTGCCGGTGAGTACAACTGGTCGCGCGGCAAGGTACACGACATCGCCTACCTGGGCGGCCACTCGGTGTTCTACGTGGAGCTGCCGTGCGGCAAGCTGGTCCAGTCGTTCGTGGCCAACGCCGAACGTCGCGGCGCGCGGCCAACCTGGGATGACCAGGTGTACGTGTGGTGGGAAGACGACAGCGGCGTGGTACTGCGCTCATGA
- a CDS encoding polyamine ABC transporter substrate-binding protein, with translation MKIFGKTLLAMSLMGVMAGAAHADDKVLHVYNWSDYIAPNTIADFEKESGIKVVYDVFDSNETLEAKLLAGKSGYDIVVPSNNFLAKQIKAGVYQELDKSKLSNYGNLNKDLLKAVSVSDPNNAHAFPYMWGTIGIGYNPEKVKAALGADAPVNSWDLVFKPENAAKLKGCGISFLDSPTEMIPAALHYLGFKTDTQNKDEIKKAEDLFLKIRPSIAYFHSSKYISDLANGNICVAIGYSGDIKQAASRAKEAGDKVHVNYSIPKEGAGSFYDMVAIPKDAENVEGAYKFMNFILQPKVMAEISDAVGYPNGNAAATPLVAKEISSDPGIYPPADVQAKLYAIADLPAATQRILTRTWTTIKSGK, from the coding sequence ATGAAGATATTTGGCAAGACCCTCCTCGCCATGTCCCTTATGGGTGTGATGGCCGGTGCGGCACACGCGGACGACAAGGTCCTGCACGTGTACAACTGGTCCGACTACATTGCGCCGAACACCATCGCGGATTTCGAGAAGGAGTCGGGGATCAAGGTCGTCTACGACGTATTCGACAGCAACGAAACCCTGGAAGCCAAGCTGCTGGCTGGCAAGTCGGGGTATGACATCGTCGTGCCTTCGAACAACTTCCTGGCCAAGCAGATCAAGGCGGGCGTCTACCAGGAGCTGGACAAATCCAAGCTGAGCAATTACGGCAACCTGAACAAGGACCTGCTCAAGGCAGTGTCCGTCAGCGACCCGAACAACGCCCACGCCTTCCCGTACATGTGGGGCACCATCGGTATCGGCTACAACCCCGAGAAGGTCAAGGCGGCGCTGGGCGCCGACGCCCCGGTCAACTCCTGGGACCTGGTGTTCAAGCCCGAGAACGCTGCCAAGCTCAAGGGTTGTGGCATCAGCTTCCTCGACTCGCCGACCGAAATGATCCCGGCCGCGCTGCACTACCTGGGCTTCAAGACCGACACCCAGAACAAGGACGAGATCAAGAAGGCCGAGGACCTGTTCCTCAAGATCCGCCCATCGATCGCCTACTTCCACTCGTCCAAGTACATCTCGGACCTGGCCAACGGCAACATTTGCGTGGCCATCGGCTACTCCGGTGACATCAAGCAGGCTGCTTCCCGTGCCAAGGAAGCCGGTGACAAGGTGCACGTGAACTACAGCATTCCGAAGGAAGGCGCCGGCAGCTTCTACGACATGGTCGCCATCCCTAAAGATGCCGAAAACGTCGAAGGCGCCTACAAGTTCATGAACTTCATCTTGCAGCCAAAGGTAATGGCTGAAATCAGCGATGCCGTGGGCTACCCGAACGGCAACGCCGCGGCGACGCCACTGGTGGCGAAGGAAATTTCCAGCGACCCGGGCATTTACCCGCCGGCTGACGTGCAGGCCAAGCTGTACGCCATCGCCGACCTGCCGGCCGCGACCCAGCGCATCCTGACGCGCACCTGGACCACCATCAAGTCGGGCAAGTAA
- a CDS encoding aspartate aminotransferase family protein: MSNKNSQTQAWQALSGEHHLAPFSDYKQLKEKGPRIITKAKGVHLWDSEGNKILDGMAGLWCVAVGYGRDELADVAAKQMRELPYYNLFFQTAHPPALELAKAVSEVAPAGMSHVFFTGSGSEGNDTVLRMVRHYWALKGKPEKKVIISRINGYHGSTVAGASLGGMVGMHEQGDLPIPGIVHIAQPYWFGEGGDLSEAEFGTWAAEQLEKKILELGVDTVAAFIAEPIQGAGGVIIPPETYWPKIKEILAKYDILFVADEVICGFGRTGEWFGSDYYGLEPDLMTIAKGLTSGYIPMGGVIVRDEVAKTLSEGGDFNHGFTYSGHPVAAAVGLENIRILRDEKIIERVREETAPYLQKRLRELNDHPLVGEVRGLGLLGAIELVKDKATRQRYEGMGVGMICRNFCFDNGLIMRAVGDTMIIAPSLVITREEIDELVTKARKCLDLTLQALNG, translated from the coding sequence ATGAGCAACAAGAATTCGCAAACCCAAGCGTGGCAGGCCCTGAGCGGTGAGCACCACCTGGCGCCGTTCAGCGACTACAAGCAGCTCAAGGAAAAAGGCCCGCGCATCATCACCAAGGCCAAGGGCGTGCACCTGTGGGACAGCGAAGGCAACAAGATCCTCGACGGCATGGCCGGGCTCTGGTGCGTGGCCGTGGGCTATGGCCGCGATGAGCTGGCCGACGTGGCGGCGAAACAGATGCGCGAGCTCCCGTATTACAACTTGTTTTTCCAGACCGCCCACCCGCCGGCGCTGGAACTGGCCAAGGCCGTTTCCGAAGTCGCGCCAGCCGGCATGAGCCATGTGTTCTTCACCGGCTCCGGCTCCGAAGGCAACGACACCGTGCTGCGCATGGTCCGCCACTACTGGGCGCTGAAGGGCAAGCCAGAGAAGAAGGTCATCATCAGCCGCATCAACGGCTACCACGGCTCCACCGTGGCCGGCGCCAGCCTGGGCGGCATGGTAGGCATGCACGAGCAGGGCGACCTGCCGATCCCCGGCATTGTCCACATCGCCCAGCCGTACTGGTTCGGCGAAGGCGGCGACCTGTCCGAGGCAGAGTTCGGCACCTGGGCCGCCGAACAGTTGGAGAAGAAGATTCTGGAACTGGGCGTGGACACCGTCGCGGCCTTCATCGCCGAGCCTATCCAGGGCGCCGGCGGCGTGATCATTCCGCCTGAAACCTACTGGCCGAAGATCAAGGAGATTCTGGCCAAATACGACATCCTGTTCGTCGCCGACGAGGTGATCTGCGGTTTCGGCCGTACCGGGGAGTGGTTCGGCAGTGATTACTACGGCCTCGAACCCGACCTGATGACCATCGCCAAGGGCCTGACCTCAGGCTATATCCCCATGGGTGGGGTAATCGTGCGGGACGAAGTGGCCAAGACCCTCTCCGAAGGTGGCGATTTCAACCACGGCTTTACCTATTCGGGGCACCCGGTGGCAGCTGCCGTGGGCCTGGAAAACATCCGCATCCTGCGCGACGAGAAAATTATCGAGCGGGTGCGCGAAGAAACGGCACCGTATTTGCAGAAACGTCTGCGTGAGCTGAACGACCACCCGTTGGTGGGCGAGGTTCGCGGGCTGGGGCTGCTGGGCGCCATCGAGCTGGTCAAGGACAAAGCCACGCGCCAACGGTACGAGGGGATGGGTGTGGGCATGATCTGCCGCAACTTCTGCTTCGACAATGGCCTGATCATGCGCGCCGTGGGCGACACCATGATCATTGCGCCATCGCTGGTGATCACTCGTGAGGAAATCGACGAGCTGGTGACCAAGGCGCGCAAGTGCCTGGATCTGACCTTGCAGGCTTTGAATGGCTGA
- a CDS encoding glutamine synthetase family protein, translated as MRTSLDQLTDWLKEHKITEVECLIADLTGITRGKISPTNKFIAEKGMRLPESVLLQTVTGDYVEDDIYYDLLDPADIDMICRPDENAVFLVPWAIEPTAQVIHDTYDKQGNPIELSPRNVLKKVLKLYSDKGWLPIVAPEMEFYLTRRCEDPDFPLQPPVGRSGRPETGRQSFSIEAANEFDPLFEDVYDWCELQHLDLDTLIHEDGTAQMEINFRHGNALHLADQILVFKRTMREAALKHNVAATFMAKPMTGEPGSAMHLHQSIVDIETGKNIFSNDDGSMSELFLHHVGGLQKFIPELLPLFAPNVNSFRRFLPDTSAPVNVEWGEENRTVGLRVPDATPQNRRVENRLPGADANPYLAIAASLLCGYIGMVEGIEPSAPVQGRGYERRNLRLPLTIEDALERMENCKTVEKYLGNKFIIGYVAVKRAEHENFKRVISSWEREFLLFAV; from the coding sequence ATGCGTACCAGCCTCGACCAGCTCACCGATTGGTTGAAAGAGCACAAGATCACTGAAGTCGAATGCCTGATCGCCGACCTGACCGGCATCACGCGGGGCAAGATCTCGCCGACCAACAAGTTCATCGCCGAGAAAGGCATGCGTCTGCCGGAAAGTGTTCTGCTGCAGACGGTCACCGGCGACTACGTGGAAGACGACATTTACTACGACCTGCTGGACCCGGCCGACATTGACATGATCTGCCGGCCAGACGAGAACGCAGTGTTTCTGGTGCCCTGGGCCATCGAGCCCACGGCACAGGTGATCCACGACACCTATGACAAGCAGGGCAACCCCATCGAGCTGTCGCCGCGCAACGTGCTCAAGAAGGTCCTGAAGCTTTATAGCGACAAGGGCTGGCTACCCATCGTGGCGCCAGAGATGGAGTTTTACCTGACGCGCCGCTGCGAAGACCCGGACTTCCCGCTGCAGCCTCCGGTGGGCCGCTCCGGGCGCCCGGAAACCGGCCGGCAATCGTTCTCCATCGAAGCGGCGAACGAGTTCGACCCGCTGTTCGAGGACGTCTACGACTGGTGCGAATTGCAGCATCTGGACCTGGACACCCTGATCCATGAAGACGGCACGGCGCAGATGGAGATCAATTTCCGCCACGGCAACGCCTTGCACCTGGCCGACCAGATCCTGGTGTTCAAGCGCACCATGCGCGAGGCCGCGCTCAAGCACAACGTGGCCGCCACGTTCATGGCCAAGCCCATGACCGGCGAACCCGGCAGTGCCATGCACCTGCACCAGAGCATCGTCGACATCGAGACCGGCAAGAACATCTTTTCCAACGATGACGGCAGCATGAGCGAGCTGTTCCTGCACCACGTGGGCGGCTTGCAGAAATTCATTCCCGAGCTGCTGCCATTGTTCGCCCCCAACGTGAACTCGTTTCGTCGTTTCCTGCCCGACACCTCGGCGCCAGTGAACGTGGAATGGGGTGAAGAGAACCGTACCGTAGGCCTGCGGGTGCCCGATGCCACGCCGCAGAACCGCCGTGTGGAGAACCGCCTGCCGGGCGCCGACGCCAACCCGTACCTGGCCATCGCGGCCAGCCTGTTGTGCGGCTACATCGGCATGGTCGAGGGCATCGAGCCCAGCGCCCCGGTGCAGGGCCGCGGTTACGAAAGGCGCAACCTGCGCCTGCCGTTGACCATCGAGGACGCCCTGGAGCGCATGGAAAACTGCAAGACGGTCGAGAAGTACCTGGGCAACAAATTCATCATCGGTTACGTCGCGGTCAAGCGCGCCGAACACGAGAACTTCAAGCGCGTCATCAGCTCATGGGAACGTGAATTCCTGCTGTTCGCGGTGTGA